GGGTGATGCCGTCCTGGCTGCCTTCGACCAGGTAGCTGAAGTGATCGCGCACCACGATCTGGCCTCGGTCTTTTGCGATCGCAGCGTAGCCCGCTCCCACCACCACAGCAGCGCAGCCATCGCCAAAGATGCTATGAATAATCACGTCATTTAAGTCATCTTCAAACACAGCGTTGATTGAGCTCAGCTCCAAGCACACCACCAGCGCCCGGTTGGCTGGATAGGCCCTGACGTGGTCACAGGCCACCCGCAGCCCATTCATGGCGGCAGCACAGCCCATAAAGTTGACGGTGACACGGGCAATGTTGCGCTTCAGTCCCAGCCGCTCAATGATTTCAGCATCCACACCAGGAGCAATAAATCCGGTGCTAGAGACAAAGACGATCAGCCCAAGGGAGTCTGCTACAGTGGGCGACACGTCAGGCAAGTTAGCTAGGGCTTGACGCACAACCCGTTCAGCCAGAGGAACGGCTTTCTCCTTAAAAACCTGCATCCGCGATTGAATAGAGGCTGCCGACTGCTCAGGCGAAACTGCCTCTTCCGACAGTAGATTAACCGCCAGATGCCGCGTGTCGATGCGGGTATTTTGGTAGATTTTTTCAATGCGGCTGCCGTTTTCCTTGAGCCGGGGCAGGCTAGCAATCAGCTTGGCCGCCTCGGACTGGGGAATCACGTGCTCAGGGGTGCCGGTTGCAATGCTTTCGATAACAGCTACTCGCTGGTGAGCGTTTACTGCAATGCCAGCTGCCAGACGGCTTGCACTGGGCAGAGACTCTAGAGAAGGCAGGGTAACTTGGGCGCGATAAGCTTCAACATTTGAGGGACGCATGGGGGGATTCCTTGTGTGATTTGTGGGGTTTATGTGGATTGAAGTTGAGTAACGGTAGGAGGGTTATCCCAATTCGAGGAAAAAAGTGCTGCGGATGGGGGGGTGGGAGAGTGGATGTGGATGAGTAGTGGCTATCTTGAGAATTGGTAGTGCACTTTGGTTAAAAAATTGGGGCAGCAGGCAGTGTTTGGCTAAGTTAGGGCGTTTGCTAGATTGAGCCCACTCCAATAAAGCCTCGGTAGATGTAGAGCAGGGATGTGCGTAGCGCCTTGGGATTGAGGTGTTCCTGCAGTAGGCTTAGGTTCTCTTCTCGGGCTTGGCGGGAGGGGGTCAGCAGGTAGTAGCGGGCCATAACGGGTAAGCGATCGCAAAAGAAATTCTTCGGCGCGTCCCAGGCCACTCCCAGCTTGGCCGCCTCCTCTCGCACAATCGCCTCACTGGCAATATTGGCAAAGCCGCTCTTTTGAAAGGGCAGAACGTGGTGCACCCGGTGAGGACTCAGCCCAGCAGACAAAAAGCAGTCAATATACTTGTTGCCCACCATGGTCAGGTCATAGGAATTTTGGATCTGCTGCACCGCCCAGTCCTGGCTATCATCCGGGGTCGTCTCAGCGGCATCGTCCTCAAAGTCATGGCTGGCCACAATCATGAACGTGCTGATCCAGAGAGTAAGGACAAATTGAGCTAACCAAGCCAGCCCATCGCCGTGGAGGACAAAGATCAGGCACTCACCGCAGAGAAGGGCTCTCATCGCCCACAGACCCAAGTAGTGGGGCAGCGCCCGCCGCCAATCGCCATAAAGGTTTTGTACCCCAAAGCGAATTCCCAGCAGAGACAGCTCCGTTGCCCGTACAAACATGCCTGTCCAGATGTGGCCCAGCTTGTGCAGCGTATGCAGCGGCACTCGGTAATAGCGGGGCAGATCCATCACCGCCGTAAAGACATTGCGCTTGATGTCCACTTCGCTCTGGGTAAACGGATGGTGCATCAGCGTGTGGCCGTCCATCACCACATGGGCCATCGGCACATAGTTAATGTCAAACACATGGGCAAAAACCTTGTTGAACCGCACCTGAGCCCGGTGGATCAGGTAGTGCCCCGCGCCAGAGAGAGAGATCCGCAGCATCGCCATCAGCGGCGCAAACAGATAGATCGGCATGAACTGAGGCAACCCAAAGCGAATGCCTTCCACCAGCACATAAATCACAGCCAGCAACCCCGTCACCAGATTGAAAAGAAAGTCCATCTGGGCAATCCGGGCCTGCATTTCAGGCGTTTTCAGCCGTACTCGAATTGCGTTGAGTAGCTGACCCTGAGGCTCAAAATTAAACCGGGGCGTATCGCGCCAGCCATCAAAATCAGGCTTAAACAAAAAGGGCGGTGCATCATATTTGGGATGCATGTCTGCAGGAGTGGCGGGCCGTCCTAGCGAATACTTCTTGAGCACTTGCTTGACCTTGGCCGGGTTGCGGTGCAGCACGTTGACCAGCACAGTAATGTCGCGGTTCTTGGTGCGGCCAATGAAAAACTCGCCGCCTGGATGCCGCTTGATGAAATCAGTCAGGTCGTAGGCTTCGCCATCGTAAATCCAGACATTGGGCAAGGGTGGGGGAGGTGCGTCTTGTGAATTGCTAACGACTGAATTTGGGGTGGACAGGTTAACTTGAACAGCGGGAGAGGCTTCTGTGGGTGCTCTTTTGAGAAAGGAGATTACGGCGATCATGATGGGTCCTTGTGTGAGGGGAGTTGGGGATGCGAAGAGGGGGACGCGGAGAGGGGAAAGTTAAGCGGCGAGGGGCTGACGGATGCGAGCGGGTACGGAGTAGAGTGGCTGCAGAGAACGCTCGGCGGGTACCCGGTTGAGGCTGGGGTGGGCCTGTTGCGCGTCGGGTTGGTTCGCTTCGATCTGCTGTAGAATGCTGGAGAGAAGCGTTTCAGCATCCTGCTGCAGCCTGGCGATTTTGTCTTGAACTTCGAGATTGTAGGGCTGAGTGTGGGTAGTCATGGTGGGTTTCTTTAGGGCCTGCGGAACTCCTATGCAGGCTGTTAATACCTAAGGTAAGGCTCGCTATTGAGGCAATCACGTAGGGTTCATGCTGATCGCCCTGCTCCTTTCAGAGGACTTGAGTGGCACCTTTCTGCAAAGGCAGATGCTCTCAGCTCAATTGGCTGGCAAAACTCTAAACGCTGACGGCTAGGAACCGCCACGGCCAAATTTTTTGCCTGTTGGGGAATCAACCTCGCTGTTCAAGCTCACTTTTCTGTCTTTAGCAAGAAACCTCAGCGAGAGGTTTAGCGTTAACGTTTACCAGGGCATTACCGCCAATGTTTGTGGCCCTGTAGCGAGCATTCTCACTGCAACTACCGTTCAATAAGTCGCCGAGCAAAGGAAGTACTATGCCTACTGCTGCACCGGAGCAAGTCTGGCGGATCGTCGAAAACCAGCATCAAAATCCTTTTGAAATTCTGGGTTCGCACCCAATCGAAGAAAACGGCCATCGCCGCTGGGTGGTCCGGGCGTACTTGCCTGATGCCGAGGCTGCCTGGGTGATTCACCCCGAGGAAAGGTCTGAGTACCCAATGCAGCAGACCCACCACCCCCATTTCTTTGAGTGCGAGATTAATACCGAAGAACTGGCCGCCAACTATTTGCTCAAGGTCAAAGAAGGCGAACATGAACGGGTCATGCATGATCCCTACGCTTTTAAGTCACCATTGCTCACTGACTACGACATCTACCTATTCAGTGAAGGCAACCATCACCGTATTTACGAAAAGATGGGGGCACACTTAGCCACCGTTGATGGGGTTGAAGGGGTTTACTTTGCAGTATGGGCCCCCAATGCTCGTAACGTCTCCATCATTGGCGACTTCAATACCTGGGATGGCCGCAAGCACCAGATGCGGCGGATTAATGGCGTCTGGGATTTGTTTATTCCGGGCTTGAGCAACGGCGAAAAATACAAGTACGAGATTAAAAATTGGGAAGGCCATCTCTACTACAAATCCGATCCCTACGGTAACCAGCAGGAGGTACGCCCCGCCACAGCGTCCGTCGTGAACGACCTGGCCTACACCTGGAACGATGCTGAATGGCTGGAGCAGCGGCGGCAGGGTAACCCCCACGAGCAGCCCATTTCTGTCTACGAAGTGCATCTTGGCTCCTGGCTGCATGGCAGCGGCGATACGCCGCCCGAAAATGGCTATGTTGTGGAGGTCTCTGCCAAGCCCGAAGCTCGCTTTCTGACCTACCGGGAACTGGCCGACACCCTAGTTCCCTACGTCAAGAAGCTGGGCTACACCCACGTTGAGGTGATGCCGGTCGCAGAACACCCTTACGATGGTTCCTGGGGCTATCAGGTAGCTGGGTACTACGCCCCTACGTCCCGCTTTGGCACGCCTCAAGATTTCATGTACTTTGTCGATCAGTGCCACCAAAACGGCATCGGCATTATCGTAGACTGGGTGCCCGGCCATTTCCCCAAAGACAGCCATGGACTGGCCTACTTCGATGGCTCTCACCTCTATGAACACGCCGATCCTCGTAAAGGTGAGCATAAAGAGTGGGGTACGCTGATCTTCAACTATGCTCGCCACGAAGTTCGCAACTTTTTGGTTTCCAACGCCCTGTTCTGGTTTGACAAGTATCATATCGACGGCATTCGGGTAGATGCGGTCGCCTCGATGCTCTACCTTGACTACGATCGCAAACAGGGCGAATGGGTTCCTAACCAATACGGTGGTCGGGAAAACCTGGAGGCAGTCGAGTTTTTGCAGCAGCTCAACTACCTGCTGTTTGGCTACTACCCCGGCGTGCTCTCAATTGCTGAGGAGTCTACAGCCTGGGCTAATGTCTCTCGTCCTACTTACATCGGCGGCCTAGGCTTCAACTTCAAGTGGAACATGGGCTGGATGCACGACATCCTCGACTACTTCAATACAGATCCGGTCTACCGCCGCTACCACCAGAACAACATTACTTTCTCTATCTGGTACGCCTACAGCGAAAACTTTATGCTGGCCCTGTCTCACGATGAGGTCGTACACGGCAAGGGCAACCTTTACCAGAAGATGCCGGGCGACCCTTGGCAGAAGTTTGCCAATCTCCGTGCCCTCTATGCCTACATGTTTACCCACCCCGGTAAAAAGACCTTGTTTATGGGGATGGAGTTTGGTCAGACTACTGAGTGGAATAGCTGGCTCGATCTCGACTGGAGCTTGCTCAACCACGAGCCCCACCAGCAGCTGCAAAACTTCATGAGCGAACTCAATGCCCTCTATAGGCGTGAGCCCGCCCTTTACACCGATGACTTTTCAACTAATGGGTTTGAGTGGATCGACTGCAACGATGCCGACAACAGCGTGGTCTCGTTTCTCCGCAAAGATAAGCACTCAGACGAGTTCTTGCTGATCGTCTGCAACTTCACCCCAAACCCTCAATATGACTATTGGATAGGCGTTCCTAAACCAGGCTATTACCGGGAAATTCTCAACAGCGATGCCCAAGACTACGGTGGCAGCAGCGTCGGCAACTATGGGGGCAAAGCTACTCAAGCCTGGGACAACCCTGTCTGGCCTTATGCCCTGAGCTTGACGTTGCCGCCTCTAGGCGTGTTGGTGCTGAAGCTAGAGGCTGAGTAGTCAATTAGGGCGCGTAAAGCGCCCTACCTCAGGCTGCTTCTAGCCAATCAAAAATGCGGTTGAGCTGCTCCAAGGTAACCAGTCCGTACTGCCAAAGCACCATTGGCATTGTGCTGGGGGCCTGCTCTGTCTGACGGAGGGCCAGTGCGATCGCATCTGCCGGAATCGCTAGGTCGCCCTGCAAAAAATCAATCAGCTGACGCTGTTTAGTTGCTGACATAGTTCTTTAAATAGTGAGTATGCTTACCCTGATGGAATCTAGATCGTCGCCTGCCCAGATCATTGCCTGAGTTTAGCGATGAATAACCAGGCCAGTATGCGCCTTTAGATAGAATCACTAACCCCAAAAAATCAGGGGCCTTTGATTTCACGTCAGTTTACGTAAGAAGCTGGCAGTCACAAACTTAATTTAAGGTTTTCTACCAGATTCAGCTGTAAAACCTTCGTAAAGAACCGTCAATCTTTACCCTTAAAGGCTGCCCCAGTTTGCGCCCTAACAACTGACTGAAACAGCATTCCCCCTCCAAGCTGCAGACGTCTCATATTTTTTGCACCAAACCCCGCTCACCTAGACTCAAGTCCAAGGCTGAGCGGGGTTTGGTGCTCAAGCAGCTAATTCTAACTAAGGGTTCCAAGACCTTAGAGTGAGGGGCGGCTGCAAAAGGGACAAAGCCCTTCTGCAAGGACCTTTAAAACCGCCCAGCAGTCCGACAAACCACTACAGACGAGACCCAGGCAATACGGCCTCCTCGCGCTCTACCCTTCGATCAGAGTCTCCTTGGCCCAACAAACGAATTCGGAAGTTTGTGATCACGATATACAGAGTCGGCACCATAAACAGCGTCAAAAAGGTAGCAATCAGCATGCCGCCAAAAACCGCCGTTCCCAGTGATTGACGGCTACCGGCACCTGCCCCTGTCGCCACCACTAGCGGAAAGATGCCGATCAGCGTCGAAATAGCGGTCATCAAAATAGGTCGCAGCCGGTCTTGAGCGGCTTCTACGGCAGCTTTGGTAACCGAGAGCCCCTGTTCCCGCAGCTGGTTGGCAAACTCCACAATCAAAATAGAGTTTTTACTCGCCAAACCAATCAGCATCACCAGCCCAACCTGGCAGTAAACATCGTTCTCCAGCCCTCGTAAAGACTGGGCCAGCAGTGCACCCATGATCGCCAGCGGTACCGCCAACATAATAATCAGCGGGTCAATATAGTTCTCATACTGGGCCGCCAGCACCAGAAAAACAAACACCAGACCCAGGCCAAAGATAATGGTAGCCTGACCACCCGACTCTTTCTCCTCCAGGGACGTTCCGGCCCAGGCGTAACTGAAGCCAGGGGGCAGTTGGGCTGCCAGTTCCTCCATCGCATTGAGCGCATCTCCCGAGCTGTAACCCGGAGCCGCCGAACCCGTAATCTCAATTGAGCGGAACAGGTCAAAGTGGGTAATGGTTTGTGCCCCTGTCTGAGGCGTGACCGTGACCAGACTGCTTAGAGGCACCATTGTCCCCGTTGCCGAGCGGACATAGAGCCGGCTAATGTCTCCCGGATTGGAGCGAAACTGCTGGTCAGCCTGGACATAGACCCGGTAGTTGCGCTGGCCTAGCGTAAAGTCATTGACGTACTGAGAGCCAATCGCTGTTTGCAAGGTGCTGAAAATATCGTTGACAGACACCTGCTGGGCTTGGGCCAAGTTGCGATCAACCTCAATCGAGAGCTTGGGTGTGCTCGCGGCAAAGGTCGTAAAGACTTGCTGCAGAGCAGGAGTCTGGTTAGCCTGCCCAATCATCTGATAGGCCGCCCCTAGCAGTGAGTTCAGATCTGCAGTGCCGCGTTGGTCCTGTAGTTGGAAGGTAAAGCCGCCAAAGGTGCCCAGGCCTTGAATTGGCGGCGGGTTAAGCGGCAGTACCCGAGCCTCGGTGATACCCATAAACTGACCAAAGAGCTGACCAATAATGGCCTGCACTGACTGCTC
The nucleotide sequence above comes from Pseudanabaena sp. FACHB-2040. Encoded proteins:
- a CDS encoding 3-oxoacyl-[acyl-carrier-protein] synthase III C-terminal domain-containing protein; protein product: MRPSNVEAYRAQVTLPSLESLPSASRLAAGIAVNAHQRVAVIESIATGTPEHVIPQSEAAKLIASLPRLKENGSRIEKIYQNTRIDTRHLAVNLLSEEAVSPEQSAASIQSRMQVFKEKAVPLAERVVRQALANLPDVSPTVADSLGLIVFVSSTGFIAPGVDAEIIERLGLKRNIARVTVNFMGCAAAMNGLRVACDHVRAYPANRALVVCLELSSINAVFEDDLNDVIIHSIFGDGCAAVVVGAGYAAIAKDRGQIVVRDHFSYLVEGSQDGITLGVNDTGITCQLSPKLPEYIETGVGPVIERYLASQGLTQESIDLWAVHPGGTRIIQKVQSALGLDDSQVAPSWAVLREYGNMLSASILFVLERMASERRQALSQGSGVAAPTSSMRGLGFSFSPGVGIEGVLFELA
- a CDS encoding cytochrome b5-like heme/steroid binding domain-containing protein; its protein translation is MIAVISFLKRAPTEASPAVQVNLSTPNSVVSNSQDAPPPPLPNVWIYDGEAYDLTDFIKRHPGGEFFIGRTKNRDITVLVNVLHRNPAKVKQVLKKYSLGRPATPADMHPKYDAPPFLFKPDFDGWRDTPRFNFEPQGQLLNAIRVRLKTPEMQARIAQMDFLFNLVTGLLAVIYVLVEGIRFGLPQFMPIYLFAPLMAMLRISLSGAGHYLIHRAQVRFNKVFAHVFDINYVPMAHVVMDGHTLMHHPFTQSEVDIKRNVFTAVMDLPRYYRVPLHTLHKLGHIWTGMFVRATELSLLGIRFGVQNLYGDWRRALPHYLGLWAMRALLCGECLIFVLHGDGLAWLAQFVLTLWISTFMIVASHDFEDDAAETTPDDSQDWAVQQIQNSYDLTMVGNKYIDCFLSAGLSPHRVHHVLPFQKSGFANIASEAIVREEAAKLGVAWDAPKNFFCDRLPVMARYYLLTPSRQAREENLSLLQEHLNPKALRTSLLYIYRGFIGVGSI
- the glgB gene encoding 1,4-alpha-glucan branching protein GlgB → MPTAAPEQVWRIVENQHQNPFEILGSHPIEENGHRRWVVRAYLPDAEAAWVIHPEERSEYPMQQTHHPHFFECEINTEELAANYLLKVKEGEHERVMHDPYAFKSPLLTDYDIYLFSEGNHHRIYEKMGAHLATVDGVEGVYFAVWAPNARNVSIIGDFNTWDGRKHQMRRINGVWDLFIPGLSNGEKYKYEIKNWEGHLYYKSDPYGNQQEVRPATASVVNDLAYTWNDAEWLEQRRQGNPHEQPISVYEVHLGSWLHGSGDTPPENGYVVEVSAKPEARFLTYRELADTLVPYVKKLGYTHVEVMPVAEHPYDGSWGYQVAGYYAPTSRFGTPQDFMYFVDQCHQNGIGIIVDWVPGHFPKDSHGLAYFDGSHLYEHADPRKGEHKEWGTLIFNYARHEVRNFLVSNALFWFDKYHIDGIRVDAVASMLYLDYDRKQGEWVPNQYGGRENLEAVEFLQQLNYLLFGYYPGVLSIAEESTAWANVSRPTYIGGLGFNFKWNMGWMHDILDYFNTDPVYRRYHQNNITFSIWYAYSENFMLALSHDEVVHGKGNLYQKMPGDPWQKFANLRALYAYMFTHPGKKTLFMGMEFGQTTEWNSWLDLDWSLLNHEPHQQLQNFMSELNALYRREPALYTDDFSTNGFEWIDCNDADNSVVSFLRKDKHSDEFLLIVCNFTPNPQYDYWIGVPKPGYYREILNSDAQDYGGSSVGNYGGKATQAWDNPVWPYALSLTLPPLGVLVLKLEAE
- a CDS encoding DUF2949 domain-containing protein, whose amino-acid sequence is MSATKQRQLIDFLQGDLAIPADAIALALRQTEQAPSTMPMVLWQYGLVTLEQLNRIFDWLEAA